The Primulina tabacum isolate GXHZ01 chromosome 7, ASM2559414v2, whole genome shotgun sequence genome includes a window with the following:
- the LOC142552361 gene encoding ATP-dependent zinc metalloprotease FTSH 5, mitochondrial-like isoform X3 produces the protein MVTAEGGHFKEQLWWTVRALGLSFLLIFGIGALIEVRGISKGLGLHEEVQPSMESNTKFSAVKGVDEAKAELEEIVYYIRDPKPKKQEE, from the exons ATGGTGACCGCGGAAGGAGGGCACTTCAAAGAGCAGTTGTGGTGGACTGTCCGTGCTTTGGGTTTGTCATTCCTTTTAATTTTTGGTATTGGGGCTCTAATTGAGGTTAGAGGAATCAGCAAAG GGCTTGGTTTACATGAAGAAGTGCAGCCCAGTATGGAATCAAATACAAAGTTTAGTGCCGTGAAGGGAGTTGATGAGGCAAAAGCTGAACTGGAAGAAATTGTCTACTATATTCGTGATCCCAAG